A part of Lutra lutra chromosome 2, mLutLut1.2, whole genome shotgun sequence genomic DNA contains:
- the LOC125090397 gene encoding olfactory receptor 2B6-like, translated as MWINNQSSQDDFILLGFLDHPWLATPLFVIFLVAYIFALFGNISIILVSCLDPQLDTPMYFFVSNLSLLDLCYTTCTVPQMLVNLRGKDKTISYGGCVAQLYIFLALGSTECILLAIMAFDRYAAICKPLHYPIIMSQRRCIHMATGTWISGFANSLVQSTLTVVVPRCGHRVIDHFFCEVPALLKLACADTHVNEAEFNVLGALLLLVPLTLILGTYVLIARTVMRIHSAESRWKSFNTCASHLLVVSLFYFTAISMYVQPPSSYSHDRGKIMALFYGIITPTLNPFIYTLRNKDVKAALRRALTKEFWVKRR; from the coding sequence ATGTGGATCAACAATCAGAGCTCacaagatgattttattttattgggatTCTTGGACCATCCCTGGCTGGCGACACCTCTCTTTGTAATCTTTCTGGTGGCCTACATCTTTGCCCTATTTGGAAATATCTCCATTATCCTTGTTTCCTGCCTGGACCCCCAGCTTGACACTCCCATGTACTTTTTTGTCTCAAATCTATCCCTACTGGACCTCTGCTACACTACCTGCACTGTGCCACAGATGTTAGTCAACCTTAGGGGAAAAGACAAGACCATTAGCTATGGTGGCTGTGTTGCCCAGCTCTACATTTTCTTGGCCTTGGGTTCTACTGAATGTATACTGCTAGCCATCATGGCCTTTGACCGTTATGCTGCCATTTGCAAGCCTCTTCACTACCCAATCATCATGAGTCAGAGACGCTGCATCCACATGGCCACTGGGACCTGGATCAGTGGCTTTGCCAACTCTCTTGTGCAGTCCACACTCACTGTGGTGGTCCCACGGTGTGGACATAGGGTGATAGACCATTTCTTCTGTGAAGTTCCTGCACTTTTGAAACTAGCATGTGCTGACACTCATGTGAATGAGGCTGAGTTCAATGTGCTGGGGGCATTGCTACTTCTGGTGCCCCTCACCCTCATCCTGGGCACCTATGTGCTCATTGCCCGGACAGTAATGAGAATCCACTCTGCTGAAAGTCGCTGGAAGTCCTTCAACACCTGTGCTTCACACCTGCTGGTGGTGTCCCTCTTCTACTTCACAGCCATCAGTATGTATGTCCAGCCTCCCTCTAGCTACTCTCATGACAGGGGGAAGATCATGGCTCTCTTCTATGGGATCATCACGCCCACACTCAATCCATTTATCTATACACTGAGGAACAAGGATGTGAAGGCTGCCCTGAGAAGAGCACTGACCAAGGAGTTTTGGGTCAAGAGGAGATGA